A window from Gossypium raimondii isolate GPD5lz chromosome 7, ASM2569854v1, whole genome shotgun sequence encodes these proteins:
- the LOC105769062 gene encoding 40S ribosomal protein S17: MGRVRTKTVKKSSRQVIERYYSRMTLDFHTNKKVIEEVAIIPSKRLRNKIAGFSTHLMKRIQKGPVRGISLKLQEEERERRMDFVPDISAIAVDSIEVDKETIDMLSLLGMADLPGIVKVDPVAVQVPQVGFGRGGGPGRRF, encoded by the coding sequence ATGGGACGCGTCCGTACGAAGACTGTGAAGAAATCGTCTCGTCAGGTAATCGAGAGGTACTACTCTCGCATGACGCTTGATTTCCACACCAACAAAAAGGTTATCGAAGAAGTAGCTATTATCCCATCCAAGAGGCTCCGGAACAAGATTGCTGGGTTCTCAACCCATTTGATGAAACGGATCCAGAAGGGTCCGGTTCGTGGCATTTCTCTGAAGCTTCAGGAAGAAGAGCGTGAGCGTCGTATGGATTTTGTCCCCGATATATCGGCTATTGCTGTTGATTCAATAGAAGTTGATAAGGAAACCATTGATATGCTTTCACTTCTTGGAATGGCCGATCTTCCTGGGATTGTTAAGGTTGATCCGGTTGCTGTTCAGGTTCCTCAAGTCGGGTTCGGACGTGGTGGTGGACCCGGAAGGAGGTTTTAA
- the LOC105769051 gene encoding pescadillo homolog, with product MGKPKHYRPPGKKKEGNAARYVTRSQAIKILQVSLSDFRKLCIHKGVFPREPKKKVKGNHHTYYHLKDVMYILHDPLLEKFREIRAYQRKIKKAKAKKNDELAKLLLSRAPSYRLDMVIRDRYPTFIDALRDLDDPLTMVHLFAMLPAIDRLKIEVKRIHNCRRLCHEWQAYISRTHKLRKVFVAVKGIYYQAEVDGQKITWLAPHARQQVLTDDVDFNVMLTFLEFYEALLGFVNFQLYHSINVKYPPILDPRLEALAADLYALSRYFDANHRAAIQEPQVAGSSRSEQEQEESDLRLAQLQHQLPANEPGALMHLVQDASSEIEEDETTRNCKNLFQNKKIFLSREVPRESLLFVIPAFGGIVSWEGDGAPFAESDDSITHQIVDRPTQGHVYLSREYVQPQWVYDCINARIILPTEPYMVGRDPPPHLSPFVDDEAEGYVPDYAKTIRQLQAAAKSDIQPLPGTGNDELDNSQNMLAEGFINRTEAMEAAEKKQEMMFLEKQYHNELKMELQGVSSINKLNSEDTESKEQSLPDVEEQSAEDPSRLMMSRKKRGLYKAIEMGKQQKKERVEKLKERKRNIEAAQKSEKKHKKAQVS from the exons ATGGGGAAACCAAAGCACTACCGACCCCCG ggaaagaagaaggaaggaaATGCTGCGAGATATGTGACGAGGTCACAAGCTATTAAAATCCTTCAAGTTAGCCTTTCGGATTTCAG GAAATTATGCATCCACAAAGGAGTATTTCCGAGAGAGCCAAAGAAGAAAGTGAAAGGAAATCATCATACTTACTATCACTTGAAGGATGTCATGTACATTCTTCATGATCCACTACTTGAGAAGTTTAGAGAAATAAGGGCATATCAAAGGAAGATAAAGAAAGCTAAGGCTAAAAAGAATGATGAGTTAGCAAAGCTTCTTCTATCTCGTGCACCTTCTTACAGACTTGATATGGTCATCCGTGATAG GTATCCAACATTTATTGATGCACTTAGAGATTTGGATGATCCTCTTACAATGGTGCACCTGTTTGCAATGTTGCCTGCCATTGATAGGCTTAAAATTGAAGTGAAGCGCATTCATAACTGTCGAAG gttgtgtcatgaATGGCAAGCCTACATTTCTCGAACACATAAATTGCGGAAGGTTTTTGTGGCTGTAAAGGGTATATATTACCAG GCTGAGGTTGATGGTCAAAAAATCACATGGTTAGCACCACATGCACGGCAACAAGTATTGACTGATGATGTTGACTTCAATGTCATGCTAacatttttggaattttatgag GCACTTCTTGGCTTTGTCAATTTTCAACTTTATCATTCTATAAATGTGAAGTATCCTCCTATTTTGGATCCCCGGTTGGAGGCTCTGGCAGCAG ATCTCTATGCATTATCAAGGTATTTTGATGCTAACCACAGAGCTGCTATTCAAGAACCTCAAGTTGCTGGTTCATCTAGATCGGAGCAAGAGCAGGAGGAGTCTGACTTACGACTTGCTCAACTTCAGCATCAACTGCCTGCCAACGAACCTGGTGCACTAATGCACCTTGTTCAAGATGCATCCAGTGAAATTGAGGAAGACGAAACTACAAGGAACTGTAaaaatctttttcaaaataagaaaattttcttgAGTCGTGAG GTTCCAAGAGAATCCCTGCTTTTTGTCATTCCTGCTTTTGGAGGTATTGTTTCTTGGGAAGGAGATGGAGCTCCATTCGCTGAATCTGATGATAGCATCACTCATCAG ATTGTGGACAGACCAACCCAGGGACATGTATATCTTTCAAGAGAATATGTTCAACCTCAGTGGGTTTATGACTGTATAAATGCACGGATCATCTTGCCAACTGAGCCATATATGGTTGGGAG GGACCCACCTCCACATCTGTCGCCTTTTGTTGATGATGAGGCCGAAGGTTATGTTCCTGATTATGCCAAGACCATTAGACAACTACAGGCTGCTGCAAAAAGTGATATTCAACCTTTGCCTGGCACGGGAAATGATGAGTTGGATAACTCTCAAAATATGTTGGCAGAAGGGTTTATCAATAGAACAGAGGCTATGGAAGCTGCTGAGAAGAAGCAAGAG ATGATGTTTCTCGAGAAGCAGTAtcataatgaattgaaaatggaaCTTCAGGGTGTCTCAAGTATAAATAAGCTGAACTCTGAGGACACCGAGTCTAAGGAACAATCTCTTCCTGATGTAGAAGAGCAAAGTGCCGAGGATCCATCAAGACTCATGATGTCTCGTAAAAAGAGGGGGCTTTATAAGGCCATTGAG ATGGGCAAGCAACAGAAGAAGGAGCGTGTTGAAAAACTCAAGGAGCGGAAGAGGAATATTGAAGCAGCTCAGAAATCTGAGAAGAAACATAAAAAAGCTCAAGTTTCttga